A single window of Mycolicibacterium aurum DNA harbors:
- a CDS encoding alpha/beta fold hydrolase yields MTAPEVLTLSLPHLDVTALAWGPADGRLVLCLHGFPDSAWGWRAMAPLLAEQGMRVVAPFARGYAPTGPAPDGDYHIGALMYDALAVHAALGAPDDAVLIGHDWGAFTASALAAYPDSPFAEHISMAVPPVGAISRTRASLRRQVAMAPRQLRNSWYILFFQVPGLPERLLPRVIPRLWQDWGPPGYDTGTALDDALSALPSPAHRRAAVGYYRAMVRPSRPAARYADLHRWCFGIPAVPILHLQGLADGAMQAGYADGVADVLPPGSRVQTIPAAGHFLQIEQPEVTAAAVLDYLGDRQGPR; encoded by the coding sequence GTGACCGCCCCTGAGGTACTGACGCTGAGCCTGCCGCACCTGGACGTGACCGCGCTGGCGTGGGGCCCCGCCGACGGTCGGCTGGTGCTGTGCCTGCACGGCTTCCCTGACAGTGCGTGGGGCTGGCGCGCCATGGCTCCGCTGCTGGCCGAGCAGGGTATGCGGGTGGTGGCGCCGTTCGCCCGCGGCTACGCACCGACCGGTCCGGCACCGGACGGCGACTATCACATCGGGGCGCTCATGTACGACGCGCTGGCCGTGCATGCGGCGTTGGGCGCTCCCGACGACGCCGTGCTCATCGGCCACGACTGGGGTGCGTTCACCGCCAGCGCCCTCGCCGCCTACCCGGATTCGCCGTTCGCCGAGCACATCTCGATGGCGGTGCCACCGGTGGGCGCCATCAGCCGCACCCGCGCTTCGCTCCGTCGCCAGGTCGCGATGGCGCCGCGCCAGCTGCGCAACAGCTGGTACATCCTGTTCTTCCAGGTGCCCGGTCTTCCCGAGCGGCTGCTGCCCAGGGTGATCCCGCGGCTGTGGCAGGACTGGGGACCACCCGGGTACGACACCGGCACCGCACTCGACGACGCGCTGTCGGCGCTGCCCAGCCCGGCCCACCGGCGGGCGGCGGTGGGCTACTACCGTGCGATGGTGCGCCCGTCGCGTCCCGCAGCGCGGTACGCCGACCTGCACAGGTGGTGCTTCGGGATTCCCGCGGTGCCGATTCTGCACCTCCAGGGGCTTGCGGACGGGGCGATGCAGGCGGGGTACGCCGACGGGGTCGCCGACGTGCTGCCGCCGGGTAGCCGCGTGCAGACGATCCCTGCCGCCGGGCACTTCCTGCAGATCGAACAACCCGAGGTCACCGCGGCGGCAGTACTGGACTATCTGGGTGACCGCCAGGGGCCGCGCTAA
- a CDS encoding ABC transporter permease, which yields MIRPARGPVAWWNDPWRPPRVLVAVTIGYLLWSLLPVLVAVLYSFNDGRSRTVWQGFSFRWYWGDQTLSVWHDATLHNALLQTLKLGLITTLITVPLGVLFALGIDRWRGRLPSGANFLMLLAFVLPEVLLAVSLLFVITTVAVPIELGTTAQVIGLVTFQVSYPAVLVRARLATIGPQYEEAAMDLGASPVGALRRVIIPMLIPAIFASTVLVFADVIDDFVMVRYLSGGAASEPVSVKIYNTARGAPTPALNALATLLLLTSLVAVAIGYLVFRRITRNDATTDRGIGAFAGEM from the coding sequence GTGATCCGGCCGGCCCGGGGCCCGGTGGCGTGGTGGAACGATCCCTGGCGACCGCCCCGGGTCCTCGTCGCCGTCACGATCGGCTACCTGCTCTGGTCGCTGCTCCCGGTACTGGTCGCGGTGCTGTACTCGTTCAACGACGGCCGCTCCCGCACTGTCTGGCAGGGCTTTTCGTTCCGCTGGTACTGGGGTGACCAGACGCTGTCGGTGTGGCATGACGCGACGCTGCACAACGCCCTGCTGCAGACGCTGAAGCTCGGGCTCATCACCACCCTCATCACGGTGCCCCTCGGTGTGCTGTTCGCGCTCGGCATCGACCGGTGGCGGGGCAGGCTGCCATCGGGTGCCAACTTCTTGATGCTGCTGGCGTTCGTGTTGCCCGAGGTGCTGCTGGCGGTGTCGCTGCTGTTCGTCATCACCACGGTCGCGGTGCCGATCGAACTGGGGACCACCGCCCAGGTGATCGGGCTGGTGACATTCCAGGTGTCCTATCCGGCGGTGCTGGTGCGCGCCCGGCTGGCCACCATCGGACCCCAGTACGAGGAAGCCGCAATGGATCTGGGCGCCTCGCCGGTCGGGGCGCTGCGCCGGGTCATCATCCCCATGCTGATTCCCGCGATCTTCGCCAGCACGGTGCTGGTGTTCGCCGACGTCATCGACGACTTCGTGATGGTGCGGTACCTGTCCGGTGGGGCGGCGTCGGAGCCGGTGTCGGTCAAGATCTACAACACCGCCCGCGGAGCGCCGACGCCCGCCCTCAACGCGTTGGCGACGCTGCTGCTGCTGACCTCACTCGTCGCGGTCGCGATCGGTTACCTGGTGTTCCGCCGGATCACCCGCAACGACGCCACCACCGATCGCGGTATCGGAGCTTTCGCGGGCGAGATGTAG
- a CDS encoding ABC transporter permease: MAERVAHLQGGRILNRTRGLWPALAAPGLVWLLLFFVAPMYVVLCIVFGTVDPIFRTAVPVWNPLQWNPSQLTYVLTRIVGSDAVFGPALLRTAVFVITASALCLLIAFPVAYYAARLSGRRKGLLLTLLIAPFWISYMMRMFAWVNLLQDDGLVNSVLGLGGLFNPDINWLTGQPVVVILGLVYGYVPYMILPLYAGLDRLSQPVLEASRDLGANRVSSFWRVTLPLSRPTIVAAALLTCLPMLGDYFTSDMLSASPKTAMVGNLINDSVLAPGQTGQAGAFVLLVFLVALLPMLYYIRVTGRRDEAAQ; encoded by the coding sequence GTGGCAGAACGTGTGGCGCACCTTCAAGGCGGGCGGATCCTGAACCGTACCCGCGGGTTATGGCCCGCACTGGCAGCACCCGGCCTCGTCTGGCTGCTGCTGTTCTTCGTCGCGCCGATGTACGTGGTGCTGTGCATCGTCTTCGGCACGGTCGACCCGATCTTCCGCACCGCGGTACCGGTCTGGAATCCGCTGCAGTGGAACCCCTCTCAGCTCACCTACGTCCTCACCCGCATCGTGGGCTCCGACGCCGTGTTCGGCCCGGCGCTGCTGCGGACCGCGGTGTTCGTGATCACGGCCAGTGCGCTGTGTCTGCTCATCGCGTTCCCGGTGGCCTACTACGCGGCGCGGCTGTCGGGACGGCGCAAGGGCCTGCTGCTCACCCTGTTGATCGCTCCGTTCTGGATCAGCTACATGATGCGGATGTTCGCGTGGGTCAACCTGTTACAGGACGACGGACTGGTCAACTCCGTGCTGGGCCTGGGCGGACTGTTCAACCCGGACATCAACTGGCTGACCGGGCAGCCCGTCGTCGTGATCCTCGGGCTGGTCTACGGCTATGTCCCGTACATGATCCTGCCCCTCTACGCGGGCTTGGATCGCCTCTCACAGCCCGTGCTCGAGGCGTCACGGGATCTGGGGGCGAACCGGGTCTCGTCCTTCTGGCGGGTCACCCTGCCGCTGAGCAGGCCCACCATCGTCGCGGCAGCCCTGCTGACCTGCCTGCCCATGCTCGGCGACTACTTCACCAGCGACATGCTGTCGGCGTCGCCGAAGACGGCGATGGTCGGCAACCTCATCAACGACAGCGTGCTGGCTCCCGGGCAGACCGGTCAGGCGGGAGCGTTCGTGCTTCTGGTCTTCCTCGTCGCGCTGCTCCCGATGCTCTACTACATCCGCGTCACCGGCCGCCGGGACGAGGCGGCCCAGTGA
- a CDS encoding ABC transporter ATP-binding protein produces MIELRGLTKVFRSAHGSARAVDGLTCTIEPGVVTGFLGPNGAGKTTTMRMILGLDTPTSGTATIDGKPYRQLTDPLRTVGALLDARQVHPNRTVRNHLRWIAATNGIATSRPDEVLEMVGLTAVSGARVGTLSLGMSQRLGIASALIGDPPVLLFDEPVNGLDPEGIHWVRTLMRTLAADGRTVLVSSHLLSEMANTADRLVVIGKGRLIASTSVTEFVERSGAATVRVRSPRVEELYTVLTAAGLTVAQDGTALTVHHAATEVVGDLAAQHSIALHELSSQQVSLEQAYLAMTDNATEYRGRSQ; encoded by the coding sequence GTGATCGAACTGCGGGGATTGACCAAGGTGTTCCGGTCCGCCCACGGATCGGCCCGCGCGGTCGACGGATTGACCTGCACCATCGAACCCGGTGTGGTGACCGGATTCCTGGGCCCGAACGGGGCGGGCAAGACGACCACGATGCGCATGATCCTGGGCCTCGACACCCCCACGTCGGGCACCGCCACCATCGACGGCAAGCCCTACCGGCAGCTGACCGACCCGCTGCGCACGGTCGGCGCGCTACTGGACGCCAGGCAGGTCCATCCGAACCGCACGGTGCGCAACCACCTGCGCTGGATCGCCGCGACCAACGGGATCGCGACGTCGCGTCCCGACGAGGTGCTGGAGATGGTCGGGCTGACCGCGGTGTCGGGGGCGAGGGTGGGCACGCTGTCGCTGGGCATGAGCCAGCGGCTCGGCATCGCGTCGGCGTTGATCGGCGACCCGCCGGTGCTGCTGTTCGACGAGCCGGTCAACGGCCTCGACCCCGAGGGGATCCACTGGGTCCGCACGCTGATGCGGACGTTGGCGGCCGACGGTCGCACCGTGCTGGTGTCCAGCCATCTGCTGTCGGAGATGGCCAACACCGCCGACCGGCTGGTGGTCATCGGCAAGGGCCGACTGATCGCGTCGACCTCGGTCACCGAGTTCGTCGAGCGCTCCGGCGCGGCCACCGTGCGGGTGCGCAGCCCGCGGGTAGAGGAGCTGTACACCGTGCTGACCGCGGCCGGGCTCACCGTTGCGCAGGACGGCACGGCGCTGACGGTGCACCACGCCGCGACCGAGGTCGTGGGCGATCTCGCCGCGCAGCACTCGATCGCGCTGCACGAACTCAGTTCCCAACAGGTTTCGCTGGAACAGGCCTACCTGGCCATGACCGACAACGCCACCGAGTACCGGGGCAGATCACAGTGA
- a CDS encoding aromatic ring-hydroxylating oxygenase subunit alpha, protein MFKQHVPAPVPADGLAAALAPFGRSRMLPREAYVDQAVFDWEQRNIFSGWTCVGHAGDLAAVGAQRATGSGPNGMLLVRGEDGTVRAFANTCKHRGHELLACNTTARGRTIVCPYHAWSYKLDGTLRNAPGFGEFENFDAGEFGLTELRLVNWHGWLFVDPSGEDVEFSSHVAGLEEIVGPYRPEDLTIVARHSYELATNWKVIAENYQECYHCASIHPELSRISPPTSGENIDLEGSWMGGWMSIVDGAETMSLSGKSDGVAIAGLSEHELRSVMYLVGYPNLLVSLHPDYVMTHLMTPLAADRTHVECAWAFPKDVAATPGFDPSYAVDFWDLTNRQDWTACESVQRGLSSPHARPGPLAPDEDGVYQFVTRVAKAYAGSADRAQAPR, encoded by the coding sequence ATGTTCAAACAGCACGTTCCCGCACCCGTGCCCGCCGACGGCCTCGCCGCGGCGCTTGCTCCGTTCGGCCGGTCCCGGATGCTGCCGCGCGAGGCGTATGTGGATCAGGCGGTGTTCGACTGGGAGCAGCGCAACATCTTCTCCGGCTGGACCTGCGTCGGCCATGCCGGCGACCTCGCGGCGGTGGGCGCCCAGCGGGCCACGGGCAGCGGCCCCAACGGGATGCTGCTGGTCCGCGGTGAGGACGGCACCGTCCGCGCGTTCGCCAACACCTGCAAGCACCGCGGACACGAGCTGCTGGCCTGCAACACGACCGCGCGCGGGCGAACCATCGTGTGCCCGTACCACGCCTGGTCGTACAAACTCGACGGAACCTTACGCAACGCACCGGGATTCGGCGAGTTCGAGAACTTCGATGCCGGCGAATTCGGCCTGACCGAGCTGCGGCTGGTCAACTGGCACGGCTGGCTGTTCGTCGACCCCAGCGGCGAGGATGTCGAATTCTCCTCTCACGTAGCCGGATTGGAGGAGATCGTCGGTCCGTACCGACCCGAGGATCTGACGATTGTGGCGCGCCACTCCTACGAGCTGGCCACCAATTGGAAGGTCATCGCCGAGAACTACCAGGAGTGCTATCACTGCGCAAGCATCCATCCCGAGCTGTCCCGGATCAGTCCGCCTACCAGTGGCGAGAACATCGACCTCGAGGGTTCGTGGATGGGCGGCTGGATGTCGATCGTCGACGGCGCGGAGACGATGTCGCTGTCCGGTAAGAGCGACGGGGTGGCGATCGCGGGTCTGTCCGAGCACGAACTGCGCAGCGTCATGTATCTGGTCGGCTATCCGAACCTGTTGGTCAGCCTGCATCCGGACTATGTGATGACACACCTGATGACCCCGCTGGCCGCCGATCGCACACACGTCGAGTGCGCGTGGGCGTTCCCGAAAGACGTTGCCGCCACGCCCGGATTCGATCCGTCCTACGCGGTGGACTTCTGGGACCTGACCAACCGGCAGGACTGGACGGCGTGCGAGTCGGTGCAGCGCGGCCTGTCCTCACCGCACGCGCGGCCGGGTCCGCTGGCGCCCGACGAGGACGGTGTCTACCAGTTCGTCACGCGGGTCGCTAAGGCGTACGCCGGTTCCGCTGATCGCGCGCAGGCACCCCGTTGA
- a CDS encoding M28 family metallopeptidase, with product MRARWGAAVVVAAVSALVVACTSEPAPPPVDLGPDLSNKVGIDGVYRHLVKLQEIADANDGNRADGSPGYQASVDYVAQMLRDRGFDVQTPEFERLSGSEGGRPALTVAGRTFRVDQASMLLTTPRGGLRAVTLRPRRAAGCTAADYGDVSVAEAIAVVDDSGCSIVDKHRVAVAEGAVGMLVVTQASPSRPVGTAPTLFSSGYYNHLTVPVGVIDPSADAALRRTEQPVTLVLDNEPVMTTSRNIIAQTKTGDDSNVVMVGAHLDSVRSGPGINDNGSGVAAVLETALQLGGEPQTTNAVRFAFWGAEEVSMDGSTTYLRSLDKDQLDSIAMYLNFDMLGSPNPGYFTDDGDQSTQTGEVVPAPDGSAGIERLLAGHLNTAGVRPADIPLQRTTDYGPFLALGIPVGGLTTGSSQRKSEVQARLWGGKADVAFDPNYHTRGDTIDNIDRTALEIMASSTAFAVGSYAQSIEGVNGVPARDQRNRRTP from the coding sequence ATGAGGGCTCGCTGGGGGGCGGCCGTGGTCGTCGCGGCGGTGAGCGCGCTGGTGGTGGCGTGTACCTCCGAGCCGGCGCCACCGCCGGTCGACCTGGGCCCCGACCTGTCGAACAAGGTGGGTATCGACGGCGTGTACCGGCACCTGGTCAAGCTGCAGGAGATCGCCGACGCCAACGACGGAAATCGCGCCGACGGGTCTCCCGGGTATCAGGCCAGCGTGGATTACGTGGCACAGATGTTGCGCGACAGAGGTTTCGACGTGCAAACCCCGGAGTTCGAACGGTTGTCGGGCTCGGAGGGCGGCCGGCCGGCGCTCACCGTGGCCGGCCGCACTTTCCGGGTCGATCAGGCGTCCATGCTGCTGACCACCCCCCGCGGCGGTCTCAGGGCCGTCACCCTGCGGCCCCGCAGAGCGGCCGGGTGCACGGCAGCCGACTACGGCGACGTGTCGGTCGCCGAGGCCATCGCCGTGGTCGACGACAGCGGGTGCTCGATCGTCGACAAGCACCGGGTGGCCGTCGCCGAAGGGGCGGTCGGCATGCTCGTGGTCACCCAGGCAAGCCCGTCGCGGCCCGTCGGCACCGCGCCCACCCTTTTCTCCTCGGGGTACTACAACCACCTGACGGTGCCGGTCGGTGTGATCGATCCGTCCGCCGACGCGGCCCTGCGCCGGACCGAACAACCCGTCACGCTTGTCCTGGACAACGAGCCCGTGATGACCACGTCGCGAAATATCATCGCACAGACCAAGACCGGCGACGACAGCAACGTGGTCATGGTGGGGGCACACCTCGACAGCGTGCGGTCCGGTCCGGGGATCAACGACAACGGCTCCGGTGTGGCCGCAGTGCTGGAGACGGCGCTGCAGCTCGGTGGTGAGCCGCAGACCACCAACGCGGTCAGGTTCGCGTTCTGGGGAGCCGAGGAGGTGTCGATGGACGGATCGACGACGTACCTGCGCTCGCTGGACAAGGACCAACTCGACAGCATCGCGATGTACCTGAACTTCGACATGCTGGGCTCGCCCAATCCGGGCTACTTCACCGACGACGGTGACCAGTCCACGCAGACAGGGGAAGTGGTGCCCGCCCCCGACGGTTCGGCGGGCATCGAACGGCTGCTGGCCGGCCACCTCAACACCGCAGGCGTGCGGCCCGCGGACATCCCGTTGCAACGCACCACCGACTACGGCCCGTTCCTGGCGTTGGGCATACCCGTCGGCGGCCTCACCACCGGCTCGTCACAGCGCAAATCCGAGGTGCAGGCACGGCTGTGGGGCGGCAAGGCTGACGTGGCGTTCGACCCGAACTACCACACCCGCGGTGACACGATCGACAACATCGACCGGACCGCGCTGGAGATCATGGCGTCCTCGACGGCTTTCGCGGTGGGCAGTTACGCGCAGTCGATCGAGGGTGTCAACGGGGTGCCTGCGCGCGATCAGCGGAACCGGCGTACGCCTTAG
- a CDS encoding polyamine ABC transporter substrate-binding protein produces MPEPTTRRQFLARAALLAAAAPTLGAFLSACGGGSGPSGSTPSLKLASPDSPVLWDIAGDNQPIADGLAPEKGTLKLFSYADYVSPDAVKSFEDKYGVTVEISTFNDGGEALTKLRSGVDFDIYNANYTEISRLVNGGLLRPLNHTYITNIGNVWPSFTNPWYDQEWRYSVPYTIYTTGIGWRTDQVPEDIGAIANPYDAFWDAKYRGKTAVLDDWHTTMAMVLLREGITDINTSSEADLTMVGEQLKAMMDATSPKVTITAYNDLPAGQLGLAQMWSGDIINAQSYLPEGTGPEILRYWFPADGKGMVDNDMLVTLRGGKNPVLAHLFLNHMLDSEVAMQNFSAIGYQPPQNSIKPETLVADGFIPENLSAAIVDPRWFDAGYRILELDPANDAAWQNVWRTFKAGGS; encoded by the coding sequence ATGCCAGAGCCCACCACCCGGCGGCAGTTCCTGGCGCGCGCAGCGCTTCTCGCCGCAGCCGCCCCGACACTCGGCGCCTTCCTCAGCGCCTGCGGCGGCGGATCCGGACCGTCCGGGTCCACTCCGAGCCTCAAGCTCGCCTCCCCCGACAGCCCCGTGCTGTGGGACATCGCCGGTGACAACCAGCCGATCGCCGACGGCCTGGCACCCGAGAAGGGCACCCTCAAGCTCTTCAGCTACGCCGACTACGTCAGCCCGGACGCCGTGAAGTCGTTCGAGGACAAATACGGTGTGACAGTCGAGATCTCGACGTTCAACGATGGCGGCGAGGCCCTGACGAAGCTGCGCAGCGGTGTCGATTTCGACATCTACAACGCCAACTACACCGAGATCAGCAGGCTGGTCAACGGCGGACTGCTGCGCCCGCTCAACCACACCTACATCACCAACATCGGCAACGTGTGGCCGAGTTTCACCAACCCCTGGTACGACCAGGAGTGGCGCTACAGCGTGCCGTACACCATCTACACCACCGGCATCGGCTGGCGGACCGACCAGGTGCCCGAAGATATCGGTGCCATCGCCAACCCCTACGACGCGTTCTGGGATGCGAAGTACAGGGGCAAGACCGCGGTGCTCGACGACTGGCACACCACCATGGCCATGGTGCTGTTGCGTGAGGGCATCACCGACATCAACACCTCGTCGGAGGCCGACCTCACCATGGTCGGCGAACAACTCAAGGCGATGATGGACGCCACGTCGCCGAAGGTGACCATCACGGCCTACAACGACCTGCCCGCAGGTCAGCTGGGCCTCGCGCAGATGTGGTCGGGCGACATCATCAACGCCCAGTCGTACCTGCCGGAAGGCACCGGTCCCGAGATCCTGCGGTACTGGTTCCCGGCCGACGGCAAGGGCATGGTCGACAACGACATGCTGGTGACCCTGCGGGGCGGCAAGAATCCCGTACTCGCACACCTGTTCCTGAACCACATGCTCGACTCCGAGGTGGCCATGCAGAACTTCTCGGCCATCGGCTACCAGCCGCCGCAGAACTCCATCAAACCCGAGACGCTGGTGGCGGACGGCTTCATCCCGGAGAACCTGTCCGCGGCGATCGTCGACCCCCGGTGGTTCGACGCCGGGTACCGCATCCTGGAGCTGGACCCCGCCAACGACGCTGCGTGGCAGAACGTGTGGCGCACCTTCAAGGCGGGCGGATCCTGA
- a CDS encoding ABC transporter permease: MRRAVAVTNSERIKLTTLRSPLWASAAAAVLSVGLATLQASVAYDHERLTVPTAALGVAVFGVPVLMIVAAMTLTGEYRNGLIATTFMATPARTLVICAKAVVAAVYSAAAAALMVVGSVLVARLVAAPGVGDNLTVAATLGFAAAIAPYAGLAAVLGVGVAALLRHTAGAVTVLLLWPLLVEPLLANMPGRRWEVGPYLPFANAFRFLDVQWLFPGFAWRWGALGSLGYFAAVITVVFAAALVVVNRRDA, from the coding sequence ATACGTCGCGCCGTGGCGGTGACGAACTCCGAGCGCATCAAGCTGACGACGCTGCGCTCGCCGCTGTGGGCGTCTGCGGCCGCGGCGGTGCTGAGCGTGGGCCTGGCGACCCTGCAGGCCTCCGTCGCCTATGACCACGAGCGGTTGACCGTCCCCACCGCGGCGCTCGGGGTCGCCGTGTTCGGCGTCCCGGTGCTGATGATCGTCGCGGCGATGACGCTGACTGGCGAGTACCGCAACGGGCTGATCGCGACCACGTTCATGGCCACCCCCGCACGGACGCTGGTGATCTGCGCGAAAGCTGTTGTCGCCGCTGTGTACTCGGCGGCTGCCGCGGCACTCATGGTGGTCGGATCGGTGCTGGTGGCACGGCTGGTCGCCGCACCGGGAGTGGGTGACAATCTGACCGTGGCAGCCACACTCGGGTTCGCGGCCGCGATCGCCCCGTATGCGGGGCTGGCGGCAGTACTCGGTGTCGGTGTCGCGGCGTTGTTGCGGCATACGGCCGGCGCGGTGACCGTCCTGCTGTTGTGGCCGCTGCTGGTCGAGCCGCTGCTGGCCAACATGCCCGGCCGCCGCTGGGAGGTGGGCCCGTACCTGCCCTTCGCCAACGCCTTCCGGTTCCTCGACGTGCAGTGGTTGTTCCCGGGCTTCGCGTGGCGCTGGGGGGCTCTCGGCTCGCTCGGCTACTTCGCTGCGGTGATCACCGTCGTCTTCGCCGCGGCTCTGGTCGTCGTGAATCGGCGCGACGCGTGA
- a CDS encoding M28 family metallopeptidase codes for MESVTRTKVVAVLAVALLTVGGCGAEPDPAPAPQPTADPAAANAFADDLAQKVTGDAMMAHLRRLQEIADANDGNRALGTPGYDASVDFVVEALRDKGFDVQTPEFDVKIPWADEPSLTVAGDKVEARPMEYTIGTQGPGVSGPIVVARSEDTPGCTAEDYDGLPVEGAVVLVDRGSCPFGQKQSVAADRGAVALIVANNEDGPNMTGGTLGDTTNVRIPVVSVPKAAGEQIRGRSGAPTVLRLNAGVRVEKTRNVIAQTTTGSTSDVVMVGAHLDSVPEGPGINDNASGVAAVLETALQLGSSPPVANAVRFGFWGAEETGLLGSNDYIGSLDLEALRDIALYLNFDMLGSPNPGYFTYDGDQSTRPDARQGVPRVPEGSAGIERTLVAYLDRAGKPGEDTSFDGRSDYDGFTMAGIPAGGLFSGGEEKKSAAQAEVWGGEADQPFDPNYHKPEDNIDNIDETALQIHGSGVGYSVGLYAQEQRGRNGIPVRDDRTRHQLTAP; via the coding sequence GTGGAGTCCGTGACCCGGACCAAAGTCGTGGCCGTGCTGGCCGTCGCGCTCCTGACAGTCGGCGGCTGCGGCGCCGAACCGGATCCTGCCCCTGCGCCGCAGCCCACCGCGGACCCGGCTGCTGCCAACGCCTTCGCCGACGACCTGGCGCAGAAGGTCACCGGCGACGCCATGATGGCGCACCTGCGCAGGCTGCAGGAGATCGCCGACGCCAACGACGGTAATCGCGCACTCGGCACCCCCGGCTACGACGCCAGCGTGGACTTTGTGGTGGAAGCGTTGCGGGACAAGGGCTTCGATGTGCAGACCCCGGAGTTCGACGTCAAGATCCCGTGGGCTGACGAACCGTCGCTGACCGTCGCGGGCGACAAGGTCGAGGCCAGGCCGATGGAGTACACCATCGGAACCCAGGGCCCCGGTGTGTCCGGGCCGATCGTGGTGGCCCGCTCGGAGGACACCCCCGGATGCACGGCCGAGGACTACGACGGTCTGCCGGTCGAAGGGGCGGTCGTGCTGGTCGACCGTGGCTCGTGCCCGTTCGGGCAGAAGCAGTCGGTGGCTGCCGACCGCGGTGCGGTGGCACTGATCGTCGCCAACAACGAAGACGGTCCGAACATGACGGGGGGCACGCTGGGGGACACCACGAACGTGCGGATCCCCGTCGTCAGTGTGCCCAAGGCCGCGGGCGAGCAGATCCGCGGACGGTCGGGAGCGCCGACGGTTCTGCGTCTCAACGCCGGGGTGCGCGTGGAGAAGACGCGGAACGTGATCGCCCAGACCACGACCGGGTCCACTTCCGACGTGGTGATGGTCGGCGCGCATCTCGACAGCGTCCCGGAGGGGCCCGGCATCAACGACAACGCCTCCGGTGTCGCGGCGGTGCTGGAAACCGCACTGCAACTGGGTAGTTCGCCGCCGGTGGCCAACGCTGTGCGGTTCGGCTTCTGGGGTGCCGAGGAGACCGGGCTGCTCGGGTCCAATGACTACATCGGTTCGCTGGACCTCGAGGCGCTCAGGGACATCGCGCTGTATCTGAACTTCGACATGCTCGGCTCGCCGAATCCGGGTTACTTCACCTACGACGGCGACCAGTCGACACGGCCGGACGCGCGTCAGGGCGTGCCGAGGGTGCCGGAGGGGTCCGCCGGGATCGAGCGCACGCTGGTGGCCTATCTCGACCGCGCAGGCAAACCGGGTGAGGACACCTCGTTCGACGGCCGCTCCGACTATGACGGCTTCACCATGGCGGGAATCCCTGCGGGAGGGCTGTTCTCGGGTGGCGAGGAGAAGAAGTCCGCCGCCCAGGCCGAGGTGTGGGGCGGCGAGGCCGACCAGCCGTTCGACCCGAACTACCACAAGCCCGAGGACAACATCGACAACATCGACGAGACGGCGCTGCAGATCCACGGCAGCGGCGTGGGCTACTCCGTCGGTCTCTATGCCCAGGAACAGCGCGGGCGCAACGGCATTCCGGTACGTGACGACCGAACCCGTCACCAGCTGACCGCGCCATGA